In Aegilops tauschii subsp. strangulata cultivar AL8/78 chromosome 3, Aet v6.0, whole genome shotgun sequence, one genomic interval encodes:
- the LOC141020781 gene encoding uncharacterized protein: MAEESWSNSPPSVKRMAEASWSNSPPSAKHHRGEASGKEPMVDDDDVSVPGQKLDYTVALKVDTHLKEPLDVICTSNPDEASKRIREIRKRLGGMLPRSIDVDVEYTSEDEPPQMAAVLQLCVEDLCLVYHITAATKWPKELRPLLQEKELYTFVGFCIGGDKEKLKLSGLEINPDKFVDMQRQWRVPNNGKRWQSSAEFAASLIHPSYKKMKQKINNEEDHKLWGISPLPKHLIEYAAKDAYVTYEAWKKIETTREGFKQWREAEEHWDDPYCWGQ, from the exons ATGGCGGAGGAATCATGGAGCAACTCCCCTCCGTCTGTCAAGCGAATGGCGGAGGCATCGTGGAGCAACTCCCCTCCGTCTGCCAAGCATCACCGTGGTGAGGCGTCTGGCAAGGAGCCGATGGTGGACGACGATGATGTTTCGGTCCCCGGGCAGAAGCTGGACTACACCGTGGCGCTCAAGGTTGATACCCACCTGAAGGAGCCGCtggatgtcatatgcacgagcaATCCAGACGAAGCCAGCAAGAGGATCCGCGAGATCAGGAAGAGGCTCGGAGGCATGCTTCCTCGGTCGATCGACGTTGATGTCGAGTATACCAGCGAAGACGAACCTCCACAAATGGCTGCAGTTCTGCAGTTATGCGTGGAAGATCTCTGCCTAGTATACCACATCACCGCGGCAACCAAATG GCCCAAGGAACTCCGCCCGCTCCTGCAGGAGAAGGAGCTGTACACCTTTGTTGGCTTTTGCATTGGAGGTGacaaggagaagctgaagttgtCTGGTTTGGAGATCAACCCCGACAAGTTCGTCGACATGCAGCGCCAATGGAGAGTTCCAAACAATGGAAAGAGGTGGCAGTCTTCGGCTGAGTTTGCAGCCAGCCTCATCCACCCATCCTACAAGAAAATGAAGCAGAAGATCAACAATGAAGAGGACCACAAACTATGGGGGATCAGCCCACTGCCAAAGCACCTCATCGAGTACGCAGCGAAAGATGCGTACGTCACCTACGAGGCATGGAAGAAAATCGAAACCACCAGAGAAGGTTTCAAGCAATGGCGAGAGGCGGAGGAGCATTGGGATGACCCCTACTGCTGGGGACAATGA